In Vitis riparia cultivar Riparia Gloire de Montpellier isolate 1030 chromosome 19, EGFV_Vit.rip_1.0, whole genome shotgun sequence, the following proteins share a genomic window:
- the LOC117908105 gene encoding ankyrin repeat-containing protein At2g01680-like: MKIILQNLSYLVNEKDSSGRSPLHYAAASGALALVDHLLQLKPSNGSFLDGNLATPAHMAAENGHLNVLKLFVKRCRYSIELLNNHHQNILHVATQNGHLKIVRYIQNMFMVNDLLNETDEDGNTPLHLAAAKLHSSIVSTLIQTGNVDTTAINKKGETTLDIARKFQFVSPSNEGNEGTDGNQAQATPNKTGCAGDEKIKAKKQRTIEILKAASAKQAKKLEGILEQENLIIESIRDKRRKEMAGTLIVMATLVATVTFTATFTLPGGVQSEGPHQGMAVLTRKAAFKAFIVTDTVAMTTSMTATVILFTSSLNDEKNKWNLHFIALQLLWMSLASMGLAFLTGLFTVLSHSMELAIRYHWKSSESRSLVLGQ, translated from the exons ATGAAAATTATACTCCAAAATTTGTCGTACCTGGTGAATGAAAAAGATAGCAGCGGAAGAAGTCCTCTTCACTATGCTGCAGCCTCCGGTGCCTTAGCCTTGGTCGATCATTTACTACAACTAAAACCTTCCAATGGATCTTTCCTCGATGGCAATTTAGCAACACCGGCTCATATGGCTGCAGAAAATGGGCATCTGAATGTATTGAAATTGTTTGTCAAGCGCTGCCGCTATTCGATCGAATTACTCAACAATCACCACCAAAATATCCTTCATGTAGCAACCCAAAATGGACATCTTAAAATTGTTCGatatattcaaaatatgttCATGGTGAATGATCTATTGAATGAGACCGATGAGGACGGAAACACCCCTTTGCATCTTGCAGCAGCAAAATTGCACAGCAGCATCGTAAGTACTCTTATCCAAACAGGAAATGTGGATACTACGGCAATCAATAAAAAAGGTGAAACAACCCTGGATATTGCTAGGAAATTTCAG TTTGTTTCACCAAGTAATGAAGGAAATGAAGGCACGGATGGGAATCAAGCCCAAGCAACTCCAAACAAGACTGGTTGTGCCGGTGATGAAAAGATAAAAGCAAAAAAG CAACGGACCATAGAAATTCTGAAGGCGGCAAGTGCAAAGCAAGCTAAAAAGTTAGAGGGAATCCTAGAGCAAGAAAATCTTATAATAGAATCAATACGGGACAAGAGGCGTAAAGAAATGGCGGGCACCCTCATAGTAATGGCAACATTAGTTGCAACAGTCACATTTACAGCCACATTCACCCTTCCAGGGGGCGTCCAAAGTGAAGGTCCACATCAAGGGATGGCAGTGCTAACAAGGAAAGCAGCATTCAAAGCTTTTATTGTCACTGATACAGTAGCTATGACTACATCCATGACCGCTACAGTGATTCTTTTCACATCATCTTTGAatgatgagaaaaataaatggaatctGCACTTTATTGCCTTGCAGTTGTTATGGATGTCACTTGCCTCAATGGGACTGGCATTCCTTACTGGACTGTTCACTGTTCTATCACACTCAATGGAGCTTGCTATCAG ATACCATTGGAAGTCCTCTGAGTCAAGGTCATTGGTATTGGGTCAATAA
- the LOC117908106 gene encoding ankyrin-1-like, with protein sequence MADALLTVAFDLLIQSVEWAIARARARALAVDHDEIRNLNLHVGFDSSQRKNTPLHIAARVGNKKILEALLSEGTPAWLLTENSKHETPLHTVARSGHVHVVKFLINWATESTDVETGGIQQVLRMRNMEGNTPLHEAVRNGHHSTVLVFMEAKDSDLFVSLNNAGESPLLMAVDTRASEIVKTILPNSKPSSLLHRSSNGQTILHRAILRADLSKILFPFFFAFSRL encoded by the coding sequence ATGGCCGATGCTTTGCTTACAGTGGCTTTCGACTTGTTGATCCAGAGCGTGGAGTGGGCGATAGCCCGAGCCCGAGCCCGAGCCCTAGCCGTAGATCATGATGAGATCCGTAACCTGAACTTACACGTCGGCTTTGACTCAAGTCAAAGGAAGAACACACCGCTTCATATTGCTGCAAGAGTAGGGAACAAGAAAATACTGGAAGCGTTACTCAGCGAGGGTACGCCAGCTTGGCTTCTCACTGAGAACTCTAAACATGAAACCCCACTTCACACTGTAGCTAGATCTGGCCATGTTCATGTGgtaaaatttcttattaattgGGCGACCGAGTCCACAGATGTCGAAACTGGAGGGATACAACAGGTACTGAGAATGAGAAACATGGAAGGCAACACGCCATTACATGAAGCTGTTAGAAATGGTCACCATTCTACTGTGCTAGTATTCATGGAAGCAAAGGACTCAGATCTGTTTGTTTCACTCAACAATGCTGGGGAGTCTCCACTTTTAATGGCTGTTGATACTAGGGCAAGTGAAATTGTGAAAACTATATTACCAAATTCAAAGCCCTCTTCTCTTCTCCATAGAAGTTCAAACGGCCAGACAATTCTCCACAGGGCCATTCTGAGAGCTGATTTGAGTAAgattctttttccatttttttttgccttttccaGGCTTTGA